In Marinibacterium anthonyi, the DNA window GCTTGAGGCTTTCGCGCGGGAACGCCAAAGCGACGAACCGGGCGCGGATATCGCCACGTCGCACTACCTGACGCTGTTGCTGCTGCAGCTTTGGCGGCTGGCGCGCAAGGACCTGGTGAACCTGGGCGGCGCGCCGCAGGGGCTGTCGGAACGGTTCATCCTGCTGGCGGCCCAGCATGCCCGCGATCACCGGCCGGTGGAACGCTATGCCGCCGATCTGAAGGTCAGCCGCGATCGGCTTGGGTCGGCCGTGAAGCGCGCCACGGGGCTGTCACCGCGCGATTACCTGCACCGGCTGCTGCTGCGCGACGCGATGGAATTGCTGGCCGACACCGGCATGCCGGTGTCGCAGATCGCCTTTCGGCTGGGCTTTGTCGATCCGGCCTATTTCACCCGGTTCTTCAAGCGCGGCACCGGCCAGAACCCCGGCGCATTCCGCAATTCCGCCCGCCGCAAGGACCAGTCGCCGCAATCCTTCGCGGCCTGGCCCTAAATATCGCGCCG includes these proteins:
- the yesS gene encoding HTH-type transcriptional regulator YesS: MPITYRSARIRRPTPGLHRIRSPLSRIAYQLPTGAAQLLWLEYGTVRLRSGTDPGGEGNGPRLFWWADGAGREMVAEAGARGTLLSIPEVALTQALPTSPISDQMQRTLSQDLDLAADSAGPVARLLEAFARERQSDEPGADIATSHYLTLLLLQLWRLARKDLVNLGGAPQGLSERFILLAAQHARDHRPVERYAADLKVSRDRLGSAVKRATGLSPRDYLHRLLLRDAMELLADTGMPVSQIAFRLGFVDPAYFTRFFKRGTGQNPGAFRNSARRKDQSPQSFAAWP